The Falco cherrug isolate bFalChe1 chromosome 18, bFalChe1.pri, whole genome shotgun sequence sequence gggctgccgTGGGGGTCAGGTTCATccctgctggggtgctgctgggtgctctCTGCCTCCTTGCAGGGAGCACCCCAGcactcatcctcctcctcctctccctgcccagacGCACACTGGCTTCCCACCCTCCCCGCTCCGCATTTATGCGGCAGGCAGCCAAGCCTCCCAGGCCTGATTGGAGATCCCTGGCAGGAGTCTACGCCCTTCGGTTGTGTCTTGGCTCCCGAGCGGGTTTTCTGGCTGTTTGCTTCTCCCTCTTGCTCAGGACATCCTTCCCCACGGatccatggggtcacagccaAACCCAGCCTCCTCCACTGCCCCCGCTGTTGCTCCCTTGCTGGCAAATCACCCCCAAGCTTTTATGATGAAGAGGAGGATGCCTAAGTGAGTTCACCCTTTTAGCGATCAAAATACTTCCAGGATGGGGGGTTTGGCGAGAGGAGGGGGGACCAGCATCGCCACCTTGGAGGATGCTCTGCAAGGGGACATCTTCTGCATCCAGCAGGACGGATTctgccacccagccccagcagccggTGCTCTGCTTGCTCCTAATTATAGAAATGATTTATGTCCCAGGGTAATCCCTACAGCTTTTTGggaaaaatgtggttttcagggagaaaaaaaaaaaaaaaaaagtgaagaaaatagAAGGGTGTtggttggtggttgttttttatttttactttgaggGTTTTCTTCAAAACCCTTCCACACTGATGCACTTTCAGTTTGTTGAAAAACAGGGGGGAAATGGTCAAAGACATTTTCATCAgctttgcaaagctgctgtAGCAAGGGCTTTAAAATCAGTTAAGATACaacaggcagggagagcagctccaGGGGCAAATGCTTGCACAGAAAAGGGCAGAGGGTTCACATGAAAACTTAAGCCTAAACCTCAGACCAATTCCTTGCCCAGCTGTGGAATGGGACAGCATTTATTTAAGAAGCCTTAGTACCTTTATACACCATCCTGCAAAATCCTACTTTCAAAAACACCCCAAAGAGCAAAACCTCCCCCATTCCAGGAAAAACCACAAGTCGAGCTCTCTGTTAcgacagattattttttttctggggcaTCTACTTTATTTGTAGCTGTTCTTCTCGAgtttctgtttgaaaaacaaCTCCCTGCTCGCCACACAAACAGCTGtgacccccctccccccagatGTGGGCAGCATGTGATTAAAAAATCACCTTGCCCCATCGTAAGGCGAAGCAATCTGGTGGGGAAGCCCCTGTTGGAGCAGGATTTGGCTCCTCGGgcaggcagcatccctgggaacTGCAGGCACCCTCCGAGTGATgagtgtgtatatacacacatatataaaaatatatatacacaatgACCCCCTGTAGCCCTGTTGCCTGCAAACTTCTTTTGCTGTTGGAATAACGTAGCCCAGATCCCCCCTTCTATTCCTAAAGCCTTCACCCAAATCCAGCCCCTCTTCTTCAGCCAAAATTGTTTTTAacctttaaaagagaaacatttaattGAAATCCCCTGAGGACTTTGTTGATTTTTCTAGGAGGGTGGTTGATGTGCCCCAAACCTGCTTTTAACCTGCCCCTTTGTCTCATTCTTTAACCTGCTGATGCTCCTGCCTTGGAAAATGCCCCCCTATATTCGCTGTATGCTTGGAAAACGGCAGTAGCTTCCATAATTCAGCCTCATTATCCTCCTATAGCCCGAGAAAGGGAATTGGGAAAAGATTTATGAAGCAGCTGGAGCCCAAGAGTAGTATTATTGCAGCCGTGCCCCCGCCGCTGGCCCTCTAACCCCCCGGCCTGCCTTCTGGAGAGCAAATTAGGAGCTGGGAGGTGGCCAcggtgggtgggtgggctgcccactgctccctgcccacccgCTCCAGCGCTTAAACCAGATCCCACCATGCTGCTCGAgggtgctggggatggaggggacccCCCAGGGGCACCCGTGGGTCTCCTGGGCCGGCCTGAGGGTACACCGCCGTGTGGGTGGGTGCTGTGCCATACGGGGATGCTCGCTGGGGTCGGGAAGTGATGCTgctccctctgtgctggggtCGGCGGCCAATTTTCCCGCTGCAGAGACCCTCCCCCTGCTGATTTTaggctgcccttgctgctgtcGGTGCCCCCACACCCAGGGATGCAGCCCATTGTGCATCCTTCGCTATTCCGGGCTCTAGCACAAAGACATCGAGGCAAGACCCAGCAGAGGGACTTCTTTTCCCAGAAGCTGGGCAGCTCCCTTCCTTCCAGGGGGATCATTTAacttcaataaaatattttcctgcaaaaagaGCCAGGTTGTTACACCTCTGCTTTGCAGCCACAGCTTTACCGCAGTGGCTAGTGACATCCCCTGGTGCCATCCGTCTGTTCGACCCCTCCGTCCGTCGGTTGGTTATGGGTGGCCTCGTCAcatggctgggtttttttgtggccAAATCTCTTGGTCCTTGGTTGCCAGtgccagcatccctggctcGTTCAGCCAAAATAACTTGTACTGATGAGCGGGGAATAATTTGGCCCAGGACAGGAGTTTTGGTGCAGGGGAAGGTTTTGTGGGCTGGTTTGTGTGTCTGGGTGCTTGGAAAAGCTGGTTCTTGCAGTGTGGAATTTCTGATTTGGGCTGGAAACGGGAAGTTTAAAGCAAAATCTCTGACATGTACTGCGGAGAGGCAGGTGACAGAGGGGATCTGGCAAACACCAAGGATTTAGGGATACCCTGACCCTACAGGGACCGGGCTTTCTGTATGTTTTGGAGGGGCATAGATGATGCCTTCAGCATCCATGATTCccattttcaggctttttttttgagCTGGGGAGGGTAGCAGTTACCTTCTTCGATTTCTGTGTTTATGTGGGGGGAGTTTTGTGTGATTTGCCTCCTTTGACTGCTGaacctcaaaagaaaaaactctgTGGTGTGAAGACTTGCAGGAGAGCCCATGCACGTGGGATGCTGCGGTCTGCCGGGGCTTTCCCCAGTGCCAGGACCCTGTTGAATCCCCTGGCTGCCCCAAAACTGGGATAGAGACCTGAGCCCCAGCTGATGTAGGGAGATAGCCCCCAGTGAGTGTGGATGGAtgaaggggaggagaaggggcagTGCCCAGCGCGGCTGTCGCCTCACCCAGCCTTTTCCAGGGTCTCGGCGCGGTGGGATGGCGGGCAGGCTATCTTGCCGAGAGggtttttctggtttgatttGGATGGCAGAGATGTCCCGTTTGGGAAGTGAGTGAGCGTTGGAGTGATGGGGCTGAGTAGGATTAGAGATAAAAGCTGACTTGCCTCCTGCAAGCCTGTTTTTGCCGAACGCTGGGAGGATAAGAAGCTGTTGGGAAAGGAGCGGGGACGGGGGGGTTTCGCCTGTCCCATGCAGTGGGAGTTGTGTGCAGGTtgctgcctggctctgtcccGGGAATATCTTGGCCCTGGAGTGGAGACATCTCTGTGAAACCAATATTTTGCATCAGGCGTTGACctttgggtgttttttctcctctccctgatGCAAGTAAAGCCTGCACTGGTTGGCCACGGGCGGCCTGACGGTTGTGCTGGTCTAACAAACTCTCACTGGGTTTATTCTGGAAGTGCGAGGGTGTGGATGTGGGATGTGGCTGTGCTCCCCTTTGATCTGCACTGGGACACTGCAATGACATCCGACTCTCCtgcatttcttaaatatatatacagagATGCATGTATAAACATACAAGTCCTCTGATCCCACAAGGCACATGATGCTACTGGATCCTGATTTGGGGATCTTGCACCTCTTGGTCCAGCACCAGTGGTGCTGGAATAACTCAGATGGCACCAGCCCACTGAGATCCTGCGAGCTGCCCTACCATGTACCTGCAAACCCATTTTACCAGTAAGGGAATAGAAGCAGGGAGCTGAAAACACTCACCAAGACTTAGGGAGGGAGTTAAACCTTGGGAGCTCCCCAAGCCTGGACCACAAGATGATTATCTTTCTGGGTTTATTAATATTAagtttgattttggttttggtggtggtggtttattttggtttgggtttattctggtggtgtgggtttttttttgttttattttttttcttctttggatcAGGTTTTCATGCTCAGATGTAAATTATGGATGGGAAAAGTCAAAATGCTAAAGTTGAGGAATGGTGAGAGAGCGAAAACACACAATTTCAccaatttgttttttatttgcaaataataataataataatagacaGAAATGAACACCTGCACTGGGAGTTATTAAGAAATATAAATCAGAAAGGTATCTCAAAAGATTAGAGGGACTCAAAGCATTAAATACTGTTTGTTAAAAAGTGAACGCACAGTGACGTGCACAGACCCTGTTTTCCAGTTGTcctttggaagaaaaccagcatttGCACCCTCTTGCTGGCTGTGTGCTGGCATCCCGGAGGAGCAAATCCTCTGTGGGAGCGGGAAGGGCCAGACTCCAAAGCGtttgtgtttaaataaataaatgccctCAGTCACTGGGTCCCCAAAGTCACAGCGCTGGAGCGGCAGCATCCCCCTCTCTCCTGCAGAGATGTGACTGCATGGGATGGAGTTGTCCCACTCTCTGGGGGGGGGCCAGAAACCCTTTGGATTCAGCTCCCATCCCAACTAAGGCTGGGTTTGGAGttggcggggggaggggggctttCCTCAGTGCTTTCCAGGCGACCCTCACCTCCACCTACCAAGCCCTGATTCCCGCTGGCACGGCAGCTTGCAAGCAGggaggctggtgctgagcagcgctggccATGCCCAAGCTCCCGTTGACAGTGTGGCTGCctggggtggcactggggggCACCCCAGCATAGCCCCCCCCATAGCTAACACCATAGGGGCTGCTGCTATAGGCACTGTAGTAGGAGCTATAGGAGTAAGGGCTGGCGGTGATGCTGTATGGGGCTGGATGAGGCTGGGAGCCCCCCAGACAGGGTTTGCCGTCCCTGACCAGCACGGGCACCGCCACCCTCCGGGGGGGCAGCGGGtgggcagccagctccagggATTTGTCCTGTTTTTGCCTCTTGCACTTGTACCTGCGGTTCTGGAACCAGATTTTCACCTGCGTGGAGGTGAGCTTGAGCACGCTGGCGAGGTGTTCCCTTTCCGGAGCCGAGAGgtatttctgctgcttaaaTCGTTGCTCCAGTTCAAACACCTGAGCCTGGGAGAACAAAACTCGGGGTTTTCTGCGCTGTCGCTGCTTGGGATGGTGGCAGGGGTCGGCTTTCTTCTTGTCTGCCTCGGAGGGGTGGGCGAGCAAACGTTTTCCTGCAGCCAGAAAAACCCAAAGTGAGACCCAAGTCTGATTGTGTTCCCAGGGAGAGCGTGTTTCCGAAGGAGGAATCGAATTGGGAATGGGGCCCTTTGGGAAGAAGATGAAGTAGGGTTGATAGCAGATAAATTTGCTGTGAACTTCCCTGGGATGTTTAATGGAAATGCAAGGAAATTCCCCTTTTAATATGAACTTTCCTGGGATGTTTAATGGGAATTCAAGAAAATCAcacacccccccttttttttttctttttttctgatggaatTAGACTGTTATGTGAATTTTGGATCACGCCTCCTTGCGGTCCCTCCTAACgatgcctgtgctgctgtgggtgccaCCACCgtggcagccccagctcagAGGGGCCCAAGGAAAGCGGGATGTGCTGTGAGATCGAGTACTCCAGAACCCAAATCCCCTTCCCCGCTGCCCTGCTCGGGGGGGCTGGGAGCGAGGGCAGTGAGACTGGTAGCACTtacccccagcaccccaggaaagAATCCTGCAGCGCTCTGAATTTAAGAAAATCCAGGAAAACGAAGGGGCTGGgaatgaaggaggaaaaattattaaattattagaTCTGAGAGAAGATGCAAAGTAGtggctttgggttttgggtttttttatatgtattttttttttttaaatttgctggGGGTTTGCATTGCAGGCGATCTGGGCTGGGGTCTTGCCTGGCGGTTGCTCCCCGGCTGGTGGGATGCACTCGGGTACCCTGGCAGCCGCCGCGGGGGCTCAGGAGATTTGAGGGGATGCTGCGGGGAaatggggtgctgggggggtccGTCTGCAGGGGCTCGGGAGATTTGAGGGGATGCTGCGGGAaatggggtgctgggggggtccATCTGCAGGTGTGAAGCCGATAGAGCGCCCTGCCCGGGCTCCTCTCGCCCTTTCTAGCTCTGCATCCCAGTGCCACCCAGTGCTCAAGCTGTGGTCCTACTGTTTTCCCCCGTTTCGCTGCTCTGCAGCCGCCGGGCTTTAGGGAAACACGAGCAAAGGAAACTTGGTGGGATTTTGGCGGCGGGGAGAGGGGGGCTCGGTCTGACCCCCCGGGCGGCTGCCCCGGAGCATCCCCGCTGCCGCAGCCGGCGCCTCGGGGCCGGTCGGGCCGGTCCTTGTCCCCAGCGGGGACAATTTGCGGAGCATCGACACGGGGGTTCGTGTCATCGAAAAAGGGGGCGATTTGTGCCGTTcggcagaaaaaacccaact is a genomic window containing:
- the NKX2-6 gene encoding LOW QUALITY PROTEIN: homeobox protein Nkx-2.6 (The sequence of the model RefSeq protein was modified relative to this genomic sequence to represent the inferred CDS: deleted 2 bases in 1 codon; substituted 1 base at 1 genomic stop codon): MLPTPFSVKDILNLERPEATGGVPAPRAPGCPQPRRGGRAAAXVTGGAVGKRLLAHPSEADKKKADPCHHPKQRQRRKPRVLFSQAQVFELEQRFKQQKYLSAPEREHLASVLKLTSTQVKIWFQNRRYKCKRQKQDKSLELAAHPLPPRRVAVPVLVRDGKPCLGGSQPHPAPYSITASPYSYSSYYSAYSSSPYGVSYGGGYAGVPPSATPGSHTVNGSLGMASAAQHQPPCLQAAVPAGIRAW